From a single Xiphophorus maculatus strain JP 163 A chromosome 5, X_maculatus-5.0-male, whole genome shotgun sequence genomic region:
- the LOC111608614 gene encoding uncharacterized protein LOC111608614, whose translation MSATRSQRAKRNPKHDASYYCSLGEDKEGFDENTLIHLKVGVCTVAGAFKKEILIEYRGEVISRKEQENRLKIYHDALEAFMFDFKFNGQQLCVDAAREDGSLGRLVNDEEMNPNSKLKVTRVDGRPHLCLFALKDIGPGEEITYVYGDSDWPWRRKISKDELCQAVDVDACGSCSTNPPEISKDERCQAGDVDACGSCSTNPPEISIEEPCQAGHVDAYRSCSTNPPEISKDELCQAGEVDACRTCSTNPAEHKVNTEMVRGKKSTEN comes from the exons ATGTCAGCAACAAGGTCTCAGAGAGCAAAAAGAAATCCCAAACATGATGCCAGTTATTATTGCTCCTTAGGTGAAGATAAAGAGGGATTTgatgaaaatacattaattcatttaaag GTCGGGGTGTGTACAGTTGCCGGTGCTTTCAAAAAGGAGATTCTTATTGAGTACAGAGGGGAAGTCATAAGTAGAAAGGAACAAGAAAACCGATTGAAAATTTACCATGATGCACTCGAGgcttttatgtttgatttcaaGTTCAATGGACAACAGCTTTG TGTTGATGCTGCCAGAGAGGATGGATCATTGGGGAGGCTGGTAAATGATGAAGAGATGAACCCAAACAGCAAATTGAAAGTTACAAGGGTGGATGGAAGACCtcatctttgtttatttgcactCAAAGATATTGGTCCTGGGGAAGAAATCACTTATGTTTATGGTGATTCTGACTGGCCATGGAGAAGAAAG ATTTCCAAAGATGAACTGTGTCAGGCTGTTGACGTGGACGCATGCGGATCCTGTTCAACTAACCCTCCAGAG atttccaAAGATGAAAGGTGTCAGGCTGGTGACGTGGATGCATGCGGATCCTGTTCAACCAACCCTCCAGAG atttccaTAGAAGAACCGTGTCAGGCTGGTCATGTGGATGCGTACAGATCCTGTTCAACCAACCCTCCAGAG atttccaaaGATGAGCTGTGTCAGGCTGGTGAGGTAGATGCATGCAGAACCTGTTCAACCAACCCTGCAGAG CACAAAGTAAACACAGAGATGGTAAGGGGAAAGAAATcaacagaaaactaa